Proteins encoded within one genomic window of Guyparkeria hydrothermalis:
- the ubiK gene encoding ubiquinone biosynthesis accessory factor UbiK translates to MSISHTIEEISQRIEQAMPESLREGKQEFEKAVRQAVSNGFSRMDLVTREEFDVQTQVLARTRAKLEALEQRVSNLEKQLEGKHSPPPEPEEGDIAS, encoded by the coding sequence ATGTCCATCAGTCACACGATCGAAGAGATCTCCCAGCGCATCGAGCAGGCAATGCCCGAGAGCCTGCGCGAAGGCAAGCAGGAGTTCGAGAAGGCGGTGCGCCAGGCCGTCAGCAACGGGTTTTCCCGGATGGATCTGGTCACGCGCGAGGAATTCGACGTCCAGACCCAGGTCCTCGCGCGTACGCGCGCCAAATTGGAGGCGCTCGAGCAACGCGTCAGCAACCTGGAAAAGCAGCTGGAGGGAAAACATAGCCCGCCGCCGGAACCGGAAGAAGGCGACATCGCCAGCTGA
- a CDS encoding YifB family Mg chelatase-like AAA ATPase: protein MPIAKIHSRALLGIDAPAVTVEAHVAPGLPAFTLVGLPETAVRESRDRVRAAILSSGFEFPPRRLTVNLAPADLPKESARFDLAIALAILAATGQLPATATDRLAQVECLGELSLDGGIRPIRGTLSAARAARDARRELLLPAEGRSEAELIPDVAGRALHHLAEAVGYLAGERDPERLQHRPTNPSDPAIDGDLADVRGQPRAKRALAIAAAGGHNLLLIGPPGAGKSMLAQRLAGILPPLTENESLAVAEVAAVTPGGFDPQRFGRRPFRAPHHSASAVALIGGGSQPGPGEISLAHHGTLFLDELPEFDRRVLEALREPMEVGSVMISRAARQATFPADFQLVAAMNPSPQGTEIHSRAAQRYRAKVSGPLLDRIDIHLEVPRVPATDLDRPSEPGEDSATVRERVMRARQRMIERQGVVNARLDARGLAEQVPLETTERDMLNRAIEKLQLSGRARERILKLARSIADYDGRNGIDGTVLAEAIGYRNLDRLFASG, encoded by the coding sequence ATGCCCATCGCCAAGATTCACAGCCGGGCACTGCTCGGCATCGACGCGCCTGCCGTCACGGTCGAGGCCCATGTCGCGCCGGGCTTGCCGGCCTTCACCCTGGTCGGCCTGCCGGAAACCGCCGTGCGTGAGTCGCGTGACCGGGTCCGCGCCGCGATTCTCTCGTCGGGCTTCGAATTCCCACCGCGGCGACTGACTGTCAATCTCGCGCCCGCCGACCTGCCCAAGGAAAGCGCCCGCTTCGATCTCGCCATCGCCCTGGCCATCCTCGCTGCCACCGGTCAGCTGCCGGCAACGGCCACTGACCGATTGGCCCAGGTCGAATGCCTCGGCGAGCTGTCGCTCGACGGCGGCATCCGCCCCATCCGCGGCACACTCTCGGCGGCTCGCGCCGCACGTGATGCACGTCGGGAGCTGCTACTCCCCGCCGAGGGCCGGTCCGAAGCCGAGCTGATCCCGGATGTTGCCGGACGGGCGTTACACCACCTTGCCGAGGCCGTCGGCTATCTCGCCGGAGAGCGCGATCCCGAGCGCCTGCAGCATCGACCGACCAATCCGAGCGATCCCGCCATCGATGGCGATCTGGCCGACGTGCGCGGTCAGCCACGCGCCAAGCGGGCGCTGGCGATTGCCGCTGCCGGCGGCCACAACCTGCTTCTCATTGGTCCGCCCGGCGCGGGCAAGAGCATGCTGGCCCAGCGACTCGCCGGCATCCTGCCGCCGCTGACCGAGAACGAGTCCCTCGCGGTTGCGGAGGTGGCCGCGGTGACACCCGGCGGCTTCGACCCGCAACGTTTCGGCCGACGACCATTTCGCGCGCCACATCATTCCGCCTCGGCGGTGGCGCTGATCGGCGGGGGCTCGCAACCCGGCCCCGGCGAGATTTCGCTCGCCCATCACGGCACGCTGTTTCTCGACGAGTTGCCGGAGTTCGACCGGCGCGTGCTCGAGGCCCTGCGTGAACCAATGGAGGTCGGATCGGTGATGATCTCGCGGGCGGCCCGCCAGGCGACGTTTCCGGCCGACTTCCAACTGGTTGCGGCCATGAACCCGTCGCCGCAGGGCACCGAGATCCACTCGCGTGCCGCCCAACGTTACCGGGCCAAGGTCTCCGGTCCCTTGCTCGACCGGATCGACATCCATCTCGAGGTGCCGCGCGTGCCGGCGACTGATCTGGACCGCCCGTCGGAGCCGGGCGAGGACAGCGCCACCGTCCGCGAGCGGGTGATGCGAGCCCGACAACGCATGATCGAACGACAGGGGGTGGTGAACGCGAGGCTCGACGCCCGCGGGTTGGCCGAGCAGGTACCGCTGGAAACGACCGAGCGCGACATGCTCAACCGGGCGATCGAGAAACTGCAGCTGTCGGGACGGGCACGCGAGCGGATACTCAAGCTCGCGCGGAGCATCGCGGACTACGACGGACGAAACGGGATCGACGGCACGGTACTCGCCGAGGCGATCGGCTACCGCAATCTCGACCGGCTGTTCGCCAGCGGCTAG
- the cmoB gene encoding tRNA 5-methoxyuridine(34)/uridine 5-oxyacetic acid(34) synthase CmoB, translating into MTERLVTLGIERIARQTRTALGHLPRRMPMEGWRTFDWGSVNHGDWSRWLAAVGRLPERPLDATNHLDRAAITACADGELSGLEDVLRELIPWRKGPYELFGVNIDTEWRSDLKWDRLVDQIQPLEGRRVLDIGSGNGYHLWRMLGAGADFALGVDPTWVFVAQFHAVAHLLGETRAGIVPTTLEQFPQRPRFDTVFSMGVLYHRRDPFTHLGELKACLRPGGELVLETLVVEGDATTILTPADRYAGMRNVWFLPSPDAVIGWLRRMGFTAPELVDVSVTTAEEQHRTDWFGDRQSLADFLDPEDLSRTREGLPAPRRAIITARRPG; encoded by the coding sequence ATGACCGAACGGCTGGTCACGCTCGGGATCGAGCGGATCGCCCGCCAGACACGTACTGCACTTGGTCATCTCCCCCGGCGGATGCCGATGGAGGGATGGCGCACCTTCGACTGGGGTTCGGTCAATCACGGCGACTGGTCGCGCTGGCTGGCCGCCGTCGGGCGCCTGCCCGAACGCCCCCTCGATGCGACCAATCACCTCGACCGTGCCGCGATCACCGCCTGTGCTGACGGCGAGCTGTCCGGTTTGGAGGACGTGCTCCGGGAGCTGATCCCATGGCGCAAGGGCCCCTACGAGCTCTTCGGGGTCAATATTGATACCGAGTGGCGTTCCGACCTGAAATGGGACCGGCTGGTCGACCAGATCCAGCCACTGGAGGGTCGCCGAGTGCTCGACATCGGCAGCGGCAACGGTTACCACCTCTGGCGCATGCTGGGCGCGGGCGCGGATTTCGCCCTGGGCGTCGACCCCACCTGGGTGTTTGTCGCCCAGTTCCACGCCGTGGCGCACCTGCTGGGCGAGACGCGAGCCGGGATCGTGCCGACGACCCTGGAGCAGTTTCCGCAGCGCCCCCGCTTCGACACCGTCTTCTCCATGGGGGTGCTCTACCATCGGCGTGACCCGTTCACGCACCTCGGCGAGCTCAAGGCATGCCTGCGGCCTGGCGGCGAGCTGGTGCTGGAGACGCTGGTGGTCGAGGGCGATGCCACTACCATTCTCACCCCGGCCGACCGTTATGCCGGCATGCGCAATGTCTGGTTCCTTCCCAGTCCGGACGCCGTCATCGGCTGGCTCAGGCGCATGGGGTTCACCGCGCCCGAACTGGTCGACGTGAGCGTGACCACCGCCGAGGAGCAGCATCGCACCGACTGGTTCGGTGACCGCCAGTCGCTGGCCGACTTCCTCGATCCCGAGGATCTCAGTCGCACTCGCGAGGGATTGCCCGCGCCCCGCCGGGCGATCATCACCGCCCGGCGACCGGGGTGA
- a CDS encoding DUF2860 family protein, which translates to MKLLDKCVAAALVSLGLAGIQTANASPIADETGVSGEIMPLGGVLSSRSNLAVSSDQKRIDSLYSLSSRETRVVGGVLGHVDYTLVPKRLSLYAGTPRSALADGEIQVELGARYLVDNLGLLTAAVIPMTATDSEVWSDPFVVGSPREATDLDRRGLRLGLAGVLGTGLSVDYRLYRKDVDQERSGTALGLSAAERSQLARDGEEHRFDVNYRVAITDNFSLTPGVQYRRLDADGAANRGWLLRPQLTAQLEVQRWQFSMTGYYGVDRYDARQPIYDQYQDGDRKGVVAGVRYAEPFGWSNWSVNAYGAWSERDSDIRFYDENSSLFAVGLGYRF; encoded by the coding sequence ATGAAACTGCTCGACAAATGCGTTGCGGCGGCCCTTGTCTCTCTGGGGCTTGCCGGGATTCAGACCGCGAATGCCTCCCCGATCGCCGATGAAACCGGCGTGTCTGGCGAGATCATGCCGCTGGGCGGTGTCCTTTCGAGCAGGTCGAACCTCGCGGTCTCCAGCGACCAGAAGCGCATTGATTCCCTCTACAGCCTGTCGTCCCGCGAGACCCGCGTGGTCGGCGGCGTGCTCGGGCATGTCGACTACACCCTGGTACCCAAGCGGCTGTCGCTGTATGCCGGCACCCCTCGTTCGGCCCTCGCCGACGGCGAGATCCAGGTCGAACTGGGGGCGCGCTACCTCGTCGACAACCTTGGCCTGCTGACCGCCGCGGTTATCCCCATGACGGCGACCGACAGCGAGGTCTGGTCCGATCCGTTCGTCGTCGGCTCACCGCGGGAAGCCACTGATCTGGATCGCCGCGGCCTGCGTCTCGGTCTGGCAGGTGTGCTGGGTACAGGCCTGTCGGTGGACTATCGCCTTTACCGCAAGGACGTGGACCAGGAACGTTCGGGGACCGCGCTGGGTCTGTCCGCCGCCGAGCGTAGCCAGCTGGCGCGAGACGGAGAGGAGCACCGCTTCGACGTCAATTACCGGGTGGCCATCACCGACAACTTCAGCCTGACGCCGGGCGTGCAGTACCGTCGTTTGGATGCCGATGGTGCCGCGAACCGTGGCTGGCTGTTGCGCCCGCAACTCACCGCCCAGCTCGAGGTCCAGCGCTGGCAGTTCTCCATGACCGGCTATTACGGGGTCGATCGTTACGATGCCCGTCAGCCGATCTATGACCAGTACCAGGACGGCGACCGCAAGGGCGTGGTCGCCGGTGTGCGCTACGCCGAACCGTTCGGCTGGTCGAACTGGTCGGTCAATGCCTACGGTGCGTGGTCAGAGCGCGACTCCGACATCCGCTTCTACGACGAGAACTCCAGCCTGTTCGCGGTCGGTCTCGGTTACCGCTTCTGA
- the cmoA gene encoding carboxy-S-adenosyl-L-methionine synthase CmoA — MSDSREQPPASSGRDDLYRDPQPPAAFRFDAAVAAVFPDMISRSVPGYRFNLELVAAIARRHVQSNTRVYDLGCSLGAMTLSIRSALTAMPEPPADVELIGVDNSPAMIERAQTQLAAFQSPYRTELLCADLAEIEPRQASMAVLAYTLQFVAPEARAAVIGRIHDGLLPGGVLVLAEKVHEANAGAESLMTELHHDFKRANGYSELEIAGKRQALENVLHTETVETHEARLRAAGFDDVVMLSRHYGFCLWLARRCKKTTPESNQLTP; from the coding sequence ATGTCGGATTCGCGAGAACAGCCACCCGCTTCCAGCGGTCGCGATGATCTCTATCGCGACCCGCAGCCGCCCGCCGCCTTTCGCTTCGATGCGGCGGTCGCTGCAGTCTTTCCGGACATGATCTCGCGCTCCGTGCCCGGCTATCGCTTCAACCTGGAGCTGGTGGCCGCGATCGCCCGTCGGCACGTGCAGTCCAACACCCGCGTCTACGATCTGGGCTGTTCGCTCGGCGCGATGACGCTCTCGATCCGTTCGGCGCTCACGGCTATGCCCGAGCCGCCGGCCGATGTGGAGCTGATCGGCGTGGACAACTCGCCGGCGATGATCGAACGCGCCCAGACACAACTGGCCGCCTTCCAGTCCCCCTATCGGACGGAACTGCTCTGTGCCGATCTGGCCGAGATCGAGCCGCGACAGGCGTCGATGGCCGTGCTGGCCTACACGCTGCAGTTCGTGGCGCCCGAGGCCCGCGCCGCCGTCATCGGCCGTATCCACGATGGGCTGCTTCCGGGCGGGGTGCTGGTGCTGGCGGAAAAGGTGCATGAGGCGAACGCCGGGGCCGAGTCCCTGATGACCGAGCTGCACCACGACTTCAAGCGGGCCAACGGCTATTCGGAACTCGAAATTGCCGGCAAGCGCCAGGCGCTGGAGAACGTCCTGCACACCGAGACGGTCGAGACCCACGAGGCGCGCCTGCGTGCGGCCGGCTTCGACGACGTGGTGATGCTGTCGCGCCACTACGGCTTCTGTCTCTGGCTGGCTCGGCGATGCAAAAAAACAACGCCCGAGAGCAATCAATTGACGCCGTGA
- the mnmH gene encoding tRNA 2-selenouridine(34) synthase MnmH encodes MTGRSDLPVYTDIASVFLDDRPLMDLRAPVEFDQGAFPSAENVPLLTDEERHQVGIRYKEAGQDAAIALGYELVDAEEKARRVAQWRSFAQAHPEGLLYCFRGGLRSRLTQRMLFEETGIVYPRIAGGYKAMRRFLLDALATQSVDAPLIMLGGRTGVGKTPFLHRFERHLDLEGRARHKGSAFGREPEPQPTPIAFENQVAIDLLRLRHRAPDEPVLVEDEGKMVGARQVPPTLFERMSSSPLVVIERPLDERVEQSLKDYIIDLEAGYRRVLATDSIGASERVREHILGAIDRVAKRLGGARHAQVRGLAAEALDAWYGRDDLQGLRELIRVMLVDYYDPMYDYQLAKKRDRIVFSGPPEAVDEELAARGLRPERPI; translated from the coding sequence GTGACCGGCCGCTCGGACCTGCCGGTATACACCGACATCGCCTCGGTGTTCCTGGACGACCGGCCGTTGATGGACCTGCGAGCCCCGGTGGAATTTGATCAGGGCGCCTTCCCGAGTGCCGAGAACGTACCCCTGCTCACCGACGAGGAGCGTCACCAGGTGGGCATTCGTTACAAGGAGGCCGGCCAGGATGCGGCGATCGCGCTCGGCTACGAACTGGTCGATGCCGAGGAAAAGGCGCGGCGGGTCGCGCAGTGGCGGTCGTTTGCCCAGGCCCACCCCGAGGGCCTGCTGTATTGCTTTCGCGGCGGGCTGCGCTCGCGGCTCACCCAGCGGATGCTGTTCGAGGAAACCGGCATCGTCTATCCGCGCATCGCCGGTGGCTACAAAGCGATGCGGCGCTTTCTGCTCGATGCGCTGGCGACCCAGTCCGTCGATGCGCCACTGATTATGCTCGGTGGCCGGACCGGTGTCGGCAAGACGCCGTTTCTGCACCGGTTCGAGCGCCACCTAGACCTCGAGGGGCGTGCCCGCCACAAGGGATCGGCCTTTGGCCGGGAGCCCGAACCGCAGCCCACGCCGATCGCCTTCGAGAACCAGGTCGCCATCGACCTGTTGCGGTTGCGTCACCGCGCACCGGACGAGCCGGTCCTGGTCGAGGACGAGGGCAAGATGGTCGGTGCGCGCCAGGTGCCGCCGACCCTGTTCGAGCGCATGTCGAGCTCGCCGCTGGTGGTGATCGAGCGTCCGCTCGACGAACGGGTCGAGCAGAGTCTCAAGGACTACATCATCGATCTCGAGGCGGGATACCGTCGCGTGCTGGCCACCGACTCGATCGGGGCGTCCGAGCGTGTGCGCGAGCATATCCTCGGTGCCATCGACCGGGTGGCCAAGCGCCTCGGCGGCGCGCGTCATGCCCAGGTGCGCGGCCTGGCCGCGGAGGCCCTCGACGCCTGGTATGGCCGTGACGACCTGCAAGGCCTGCGTGAGCTGATTCGCGTCATGCTGGTCGACTACTACGACCCGATGTACGACTACCAGCTGGCCAAAAAGCGCGACCGGATCGTCTTCAGCGGCCCACCGGAGGCCGTGGACGAGGAACTGGCCGCTCGCGGCCTCCGCCCCGAGCGGCCGATCTGA
- the selD gene encoding selenide, water dikinase SelD: MTDSSSVRLTQYSHGAGCGCKISPALLDDMLASTLTPTRPDARLIVGNDSRDDAAVYDLGDGSAVISTTDFFMPIVDDPFTFGRIAATNAISDVYAMGGQPMLAIAILGWPIDKLGPDVAAAVIDGGRSACLDAGITLAGGHSIDAPEPIFGLAVTGRVELDRLKRNDTARAGDRLFLTKPLGVGVLSTAQKNDVLRAEHAELAPESMMRLNRIGRDLAAIEAVTAMTDVTGFGLGGHLLELCRGSRLHATIDVSALPLIESVADYINAGQMPGGTGRNFASYGRDLGEMSAFARAVVCDPQTSGGLLVAVRPEAADDVAALLAEAGLHAAPIGTMVAEAEGPRVVFDEGSSS; encoded by the coding sequence ATGACCGACTCATCCTCCGTCCGACTCACCCAGTACAGCCATGGCGCCGGTTGTGGCTGCAAGATATCGCCGGCACTGCTCGACGACATGCTGGCGTCCACGCTCACCCCGACGCGTCCGGATGCCCGCCTGATCGTTGGCAACGATTCGCGCGACGATGCCGCGGTCTACGATCTCGGCGACGGCAGCGCGGTGATCTCGACCACCGACTTCTTCATGCCGATCGTCGACGACCCGTTCACCTTCGGCCGGATCGCCGCGACCAACGCGATCAGCGATGTCTATGCCATGGGCGGCCAGCCGATGCTGGCCATCGCGATTCTCGGCTGGCCGATCGACAAGCTCGGCCCCGACGTGGCCGCCGCCGTGATCGACGGCGGGCGCAGCGCCTGCCTGGATGCCGGCATCACGCTGGCTGGTGGCCATTCGATCGATGCACCGGAGCCGATCTTCGGCCTCGCCGTCACCGGTCGAGTGGAGCTCGATCGGCTCAAGCGCAACGACACGGCACGCGCCGGCGACCGACTGTTCCTGACCAAGCCGCTGGGCGTGGGCGTGCTGAGCACCGCGCAGAAGAACGACGTGCTCCGCGCCGAGCATGCCGAGCTCGCCCCCGAGAGCATGATGCGTCTGAACCGCATCGGCCGTGATCTGGCGGCGATCGAGGCGGTGACTGCCATGACCGACGTTACCGGTTTCGGCCTGGGCGGGCACCTGCTGGAGCTGTGCCGCGGCAGCCGTCTGCACGCGACGATCGACGTGAGCGCCCTGCCGCTGATCGAGTCGGTGGCGGACTACATCAATGCCGGCCAAATGCCCGGAGGCACCGGGCGCAACTTCGCCAGCTACGGCCGCGACCTGGGCGAGATGAGCGCGTTTGCCCGCGCCGTGGTCTGCGACCCACAGACCTCCGGTGGCCTGCTGGTCGCCGTGCGCCCGGAAGCGGCCGACGACGTGGCCGCTCTGCTGGCCGAGGCCGGCCTGCATGCCGCGCCGATCGGCACCATGGTCGCCGAGGCCGAGGGCCCGCGGGTGGTGTTCGACGAGGGCTCGTCTTCGTGA
- a CDS encoding EAL domain-containing protein, which produces MQQQTELNDLELFPDGVRQVACGNCLREARDRLGFRFSMAFQPIVDVARGSVYAYEALVRGPDGEPAGSVLSKVNDGNRYYFDQAARVTAIRLASRLGIESHLSINFMPNAVYRPAACIRATMEAADIYGIDPSKLIFEVTEAEQISDRNHLRAIFDEYHERGLKCAIDDYGEGFAGLNHLIELEPDLVKIDLNLVRGVDSHPGRQAVIRSTALMCEEMGITLVAEGVETRAEYETLREFGITLFQGYWFAKPAFEALPEPRLP; this is translated from the coding sequence ATGCAGCAGCAAACCGAGCTGAACGACCTCGAGCTCTTTCCTGATGGGGTGCGTCAGGTCGCCTGTGGCAACTGTCTCAGGGAGGCCCGTGATCGGCTCGGTTTCCGCTTCTCGATGGCGTTCCAGCCGATCGTCGATGTCGCCCGAGGCTCGGTGTACGCCTACGAGGCCTTGGTGCGCGGTCCCGATGGAGAGCCGGCGGGGTCCGTGTTGTCCAAGGTCAATGACGGCAACCGGTACTATTTCGATCAGGCCGCCCGGGTGACCGCGATCCGATTGGCGTCTCGTCTCGGCATCGAAAGCCATCTGAGCATCAACTTCATGCCCAACGCGGTCTACCGGCCCGCGGCGTGCATACGCGCGACGATGGAGGCGGCCGACATTTACGGCATTGATCCGAGCAAGCTGATCTTCGAGGTCACCGAAGCCGAACAGATTTCCGATCGCAACCACCTGCGGGCTATTTTCGACGAGTACCACGAACGCGGCCTGAAGTGTGCGATCGACGACTACGGCGAAGGATTTGCCGGGTTGAACCACCTGATCGAACTCGAACCGGACCTGGTCAAGATCGATCTCAATCTCGTGCGCGGCGTCGACTCGCACCCGGGCCGCCAGGCGGTGATCCGTTCGACTGCGCTGATGTGCGAAGAAATGGGTATCACGCTGGTGGCCGAGGGTGTCGAGACACGGGCCGAGTACGAAACCCTGCGCGAATTCGGCATCACGCTGTTCCAGGGGTACTGGTTCGCCAAGCCGGCCTTCGAGGCGCTGCCCGAACCGCGACTGCCCTGA
- a CDS encoding GNAT family N-acetyltransferase, which translates to MMADGTTTGSAWLPAPRHGNGWLSLDPVDESELPVIAALAERVWWQVYPPIIGAAQVHYMLGRGYALSALRADRRAGTRFLLYRLGPVPIGFAAWRPETGRGFIDKLYLLPSLHGCGLGRWLIEATCRQIAATGRDIASLRVNRHNRAAIRAYRRAGFAITATDCLPIGLGFVMDDYLMCRTGLQGLFC; encoded by the coding sequence ATGATGGCCGACGGCACCACGACCGGGTCGGCCTGGCTGCCGGCCCCTCGGCATGGCAACGGGTGGCTGTCGCTGGACCCGGTCGACGAGAGTGAACTCCCCGTGATCGCCGCACTGGCCGAACGTGTCTGGTGGCAGGTATACCCGCCCATCATCGGGGCGGCGCAGGTGCACTACATGCTCGGGCGAGGTTACGCGCTTTCGGCCCTGCGCGCCGACCGACGTGCCGGCACGCGTTTTCTGCTCTACCGGCTCGGTCCTGTTCCGATCGGGTTCGCCGCCTGGCGGCCCGAGACGGGCCGCGGCTTCATCGACAAGCTTTATCTCCTGCCGTCACTGCACGGTTGCGGTCTGGGTCGCTGGTTGATCGAGGCGACCTGCCGGCAGATCGCCGCGACCGGACGAGATATCGCCTCGCTGCGCGTCAACCGTCACAACCGCGCGGCGATTCGTGCCTATCGTCGGGCCGGTTTTGCGATCACTGCCACGGATTGCCTTCCCATCGGGCTCGGCTTCGTCATGGATGATTACCTCATGTGTCGCACCGGCCTGCAGGGGCTTTTTTGCTAG
- a CDS encoding PAS domain-containing protein, with amino-acid sequence MLSMEYQPPVDISQVTGRVVGLGSHRALQSKTDCKGIITQASRSLAEISGFSVEELIGQPHNILRHPDMPDTVYYLMWKAIGEGEEFFGIVKNRCKSGDHYWVLTRVAPIRKNGEITGYTSARFLPRAELVPEWETLFREMREAERNARGDGEARFRPAIDVINRFVHRRGYDTLQQMVLSARA; translated from the coding sequence ATGTTGTCGATGGAATATCAGCCACCTGTCGACATATCGCAGGTGACCGGCCGGGTGGTTGGCCTGGGCAGTCATCGCGCCTTGCAGTCGAAGACCGACTGCAAGGGAATCATTACTCAGGCGAGTCGGTCGCTGGCGGAGATTTCCGGCTTCTCGGTCGAGGAGCTGATCGGTCAGCCACACAACATCCTCCGTCACCCGGACATGCCCGACACGGTCTACTACCTGATGTGGAAGGCCATTGGCGAGGGCGAGGAATTTTTCGGCATCGTCAAGAATCGTTGCAAGAGCGGCGATCACTACTGGGTCCTCACCCGGGTCGCGCCGATCCGAAAGAACGGCGAGATCACCGGCTACACCTCGGCCCGTTTCCTGCCGCGCGCCGAACTGGTGCCGGAATGGGAAACGCTGTTCCGCGAAATGCGCGAGGCCGAGCGCAACGCCCGCGGTGATGGCGAGGCGCGCTTTCGACCGGCCATCGACGTGATAAACCGTTTCGTCCATCGGCGCGGTTACGACACGCTGCAGCAGATGGTGCTCTCGGCGCGGGCATGA
- the mnmE gene encoding tRNA uridine-5-carboxymethylaminomethyl(34) synthesis GTPase MnmE: MTEPAVDTICAVATATGRAGVGVVRLSGPEACSIIERLTGTAPRSRHAHYVTLKRRADGEVLDDGIVLYFPGPHSYTGEDVVEWQGHGNPVLLDAAVEEMIGSGARMARPGEFTERAFLNGRMDLAQAEAVADLIEAGSTQAATAARRSLTGVFSQRVDAFVEHLIHLRMYIEAALDFPEEEIDFLSDTRLRDQLANLREELADLLSRTGEGVRLREGLQLVIVGQPNAGKSSLLNQLAGESRAIVTEIAGTTRDVLRAEIMLDGLPIHVIDTAGLRESSDPIEQEGIRRAWEEVERADLILLLIDGARGRSAEDEATLSRLPDKPLLTVINKVDLTGQPASEQVEDATLRLSARTGAGIDVLRHELRHLAGVSDRAEDPFIARRRHLEALEAAQMSLAEAADSLALGAGELAAESLRRAQTAMEAITGRYTADDLLGEIFGSFCIGK, from the coding sequence ATGACCGAGCCTGCCGTCGACACGATCTGCGCGGTGGCTACCGCCACCGGTCGGGCCGGTGTGGGCGTGGTGCGGCTGTCAGGACCCGAAGCGTGCTCGATCATCGAGCGGCTGACTGGCACCGCCCCCCGCTCCCGGCACGCGCACTACGTCACGCTCAAGCGTCGCGCTGACGGGGAAGTGCTCGACGACGGCATCGTGCTGTACTTCCCTGGGCCGCATTCCTACACTGGCGAGGACGTGGTCGAGTGGCAGGGGCACGGCAATCCGGTGCTGCTGGACGCGGCGGTCGAGGAAATGATCGGTAGCGGGGCGCGCATGGCGCGACCGGGCGAATTCACCGAGCGCGCCTTTCTCAACGGCCGCATGGACCTCGCCCAGGCCGAGGCGGTCGCCGACCTGATCGAGGCCGGCTCCACCCAGGCAGCCACCGCGGCCCGTCGCTCCCTGACGGGCGTGTTCTCGCAGCGGGTCGATGCCTTCGTCGAGCACCTGATCCATCTGCGCATGTACATCGAGGCGGCGCTCGATTTCCCCGAGGAGGAGATCGACTTCCTCTCCGACACCCGCCTGCGCGACCAGCTTGCGAACCTGCGGGAGGAGCTGGCCGATCTCCTGAGTCGTACCGGCGAGGGCGTGCGCCTGCGCGAGGGTCTGCAGTTGGTGATTGTCGGCCAGCCCAATGCGGGCAAGTCGAGCCTCCTCAACCAGCTGGCCGGCGAGTCGCGCGCCATCGTGACCGAAATCGCCGGCACCACCCGGGACGTCCTGCGTGCCGAGATCATGCTCGACGGCCTGCCCATCCACGTGATCGACACCGCGGGCCTGCGGGAGAGCAGCGACCCGATCGAGCAGGAGGGCATTCGCCGCGCCTGGGAGGAAGTCGAGCGGGCGGACCTGATCCTGCTGCTGATCGACGGTGCGCGTGGTCGCTCGGCCGAGGACGAAGCGACGCTGTCGCGCCTGCCGGACAAGCCGCTGCTTACGGTGATCAACAAGGTCGATCTAACGGGGCAACCCGCTTCCGAGCAGGTCGAGGACGCCACCCTGCGTTTGAGTGCCCGCACCGGTGCAGGCATCGATGTGCTGCGACACGAGTTGCGCCACTTGGCCGGCGTGTCCGACCGCGCCGAGGATCCGTTCATCGCTCGCCGCCGGCATCTCGAGGCACTCGAAGCGGCGCAGATGAGCCTCGCCGAGGCGGCCGACTCGCTCGCCCTCGGCGCCGGCGAGCTCGCTGCCGAGTCGCTGCGACGCGCCCAGACCGCGATGGAGGCGATCACCGGCCGGTACACCGCCGACGACCTGCTCGGCGAAATCTTCGGTAGTTTCTGCATCGGCAAGTGA